A single window of Rubripirellula lacrimiformis DNA harbors:
- a CDS encoding adenosine kinase has translation MKDFDVFGVGNALVDIQTTVKDEVLGEIDVEKGIMTLVDDDRQRDVLNKLDGHPINRCAGGSAANTIVAVADFGGKSAFVGKIGGDEVGTFFMKDMQKLGIEMEVAPADAPTGTCAVLITDDAQRTMMTNLGASATLTADDIDEERIKRSKYVYVEGYLLTGEGTKAAAYRAMDLAKQHGVKVAFTASDPFLVNMIRDEIWDLITGPVDLFFCNEEEAKSLTGESDPIACAKKIHDHCENVALTLGEKGSIVMHGGEVFPIEGVPVKAIDTTGAGDMYAGAMLYGITNGMTWRQAGHLASHASARVVAQMGARLENKFTPEEVTQLAGPAGNH, from the coding sequence ATGAAAGATTTTGATGTTTTCGGCGTCGGCAACGCCCTAGTCGACATCCAAACCACCGTAAAAGACGAAGTTTTGGGTGAAATTGATGTCGAAAAAGGGATCATGACGCTGGTCGATGATGATCGCCAACGCGACGTGCTGAACAAACTAGACGGGCACCCGATCAACCGCTGTGCCGGTGGATCGGCCGCCAACACCATCGTCGCGGTTGCCGATTTTGGCGGAAAATCCGCCTTCGTCGGTAAAATCGGCGGCGACGAAGTCGGCACTTTCTTTATGAAAGACATGCAGAAACTGGGCATCGAAATGGAAGTCGCCCCCGCCGATGCGCCCACCGGGACCTGTGCGGTGCTGATCACCGACGATGCCCAGCGGACGATGATGACCAATCTGGGTGCCTCGGCCACATTGACGGCCGACGATATCGACGAGGAACGGATCAAACGTTCCAAGTACGTCTATGTCGAAGGCTATCTGCTGACCGGCGAAGGCACCAAAGCGGCCGCCTACCGAGCGATGGACCTGGCCAAACAGCATGGCGTCAAAGTTGCCTTCACCGCCTCGGACCCGTTCTTGGTCAATATGATCCGCGACGAGATCTGGGATCTGATCACCGGACCGGTCGACCTGTTCTTCTGCAACGAAGAAGAAGCCAAAAGTTTGACCGGCGAATCGGATCCAATCGCCTGCGCCAAAAAAATCCACGACCACTGCGAAAACGTCGCCCTAACCTTGGGCGAAAAAGGTTCGATCGTGATGCACGGCGGCGAAGTGTTCCCGATCGAAGGCGTCCCGGTGAAAGCCATCGACACCACCGGCGCAGGCGACATGTACGCCGGCGCGATGCTATACGGCATCACCAACGGCATGACCTGGCGCCAAGCCGGCCACCTGGCCAGCCACGCATCGGCTCGCGTCGTGGCCCAAATGGGTGCTCGCCTAGAAAACAAGTTCACGCCCGAAGAAGTCACCCAGTTGGCCGGACCAGCCGGGAACCACTGA
- the rpsD gene encoding 30S ribosomal protein S4 yields MARYTGPKARINRRLNTLIYETAGAARALDRRPTPPGMHVRGRRPSNYGLALMEKQKIKHYYGLGERQLRRYFDAVSHKPGNTGELLLLMCERRLDNVVRRVGFTKTRPQARQGIAHGHFRVNGVKVTKPSYILRPGDIVEVRGRENLKNLYRGVIANASPDALDWVTFDSENLKATILGLPGASDISLPVDANSVVEFLSR; encoded by the coding sequence ATGGCACGTTACACCGGCCCGAAAGCCCGCATTAACCGTCGTTTGAACACACTGATCTACGAAACAGCAGGTGCCGCTCGCGCCCTGGATCGTCGACCAACACCGCCTGGTATGCACGTCCGTGGACGTCGACCGAGTAACTACGGTTTGGCGTTGATGGAGAAGCAAAAGATCAAGCACTATTACGGCTTGGGCGAACGCCAACTGCGACGTTACTTTGATGCCGTCAGCCACAAACCGGGAAACACCGGTGAATTGTTGCTGTTGATGTGCGAACGTCGTTTGGACAACGTTGTCCGCCGCGTAGGATTCACCAAGACCCGACCACAGGCTCGCCAAGGCATCGCCCACGGCCACTTCCGTGTTAATGGCGTCAAAGTCACCAAGCCCAGCTACATCCTGCGTCCTGGTGACATCGTCGAAGTTCGCGGTCGCGAAAACCTGAAGAACCTGTACCGCGGTGTGATCGCCAACGCTTCGCCGGACGCCCTGGATTGGGTGACCTTCGACAGCGAAAACCTAAAGGCAACCATCTTGGGCCTGCCAGGTGCCAGCGACATCAGCCTGCCAGTGGACGCGAACAGCGTGGTCGAATTCCTGTCTCGCTAA
- the lpdA gene encoding dihydrolipoyl dehydrogenase produces the protein MHSPVVVLGGGPGGYAAAFLAADEGLDVTIVEAESRLGGTCLIRGCIPSKALLHVAKVISEVNDLGAEWGVEYTGKPKIDIDKVRARKEKVISNLTGGLGNLAKRRNVTVIRARGSFINSTTLKLEGDDASIPEGGELTFDHCVIATGSVPAMPPAFDIGTDRVMDSTGALALADIPETMLVVGGGYIGLEMGSVYAHLGSKVTVVEMSDRLLPGADRDLVKPLSKRIHAMCEDRVYLDTKVGSLTDAGDKVEVTFEGPGKFGHETYDRVLISIGRRPVTKGLGLENTNVQVNERGFIVCDQQQRTADPNIFAIGDVAGDPMLAHKATHEGRVAAEVIAGKSSAFDKVAIPAVVFTDPEIAWAGITEEEAKRDGVKVEVAVYPWAASGRAQALGITDGLTKWLVDPETDRVIGCGIVGSGAGELIAEAVLAIEMGCEIHDITDSVHPHPTLSETLMNAGEVYYGTATEIYKPKKKPKAS, from the coding sequence ATGCATTCGCCCGTTGTTGTTCTCGGTGGTGGTCCCGGTGGTTATGCGGCCGCGTTTCTGGCAGCCGACGAAGGCTTGGATGTCACGATCGTCGAGGCGGAATCGCGATTGGGCGGCACGTGTCTGATCCGCGGATGCATCCCCAGCAAGGCGCTTCTGCACGTCGCGAAAGTGATCAGCGAAGTCAACGACTTGGGTGCCGAATGGGGCGTCGAGTACACCGGCAAACCGAAGATCGACATCGACAAAGTACGAGCTCGCAAAGAGAAAGTGATTTCGAACTTGACCGGTGGCCTAGGCAACTTGGCCAAACGTCGAAATGTCACCGTCATCCGTGCCCGCGGCAGCTTCATCAACTCGACCACCTTGAAGCTCGAAGGCGATGACGCGTCGATTCCCGAAGGCGGCGAACTGACCTTCGATCACTGTGTCATCGCCACCGGCAGCGTGCCAGCGATGCCGCCGGCCTTTGACATCGGCACCGACCGCGTGATGGACAGCACCGGGGCGTTGGCTTTGGCCGATATCCCCGAAACCATGCTGGTCGTCGGGGGTGGATACATCGGTCTGGAAATGGGCAGCGTCTACGCCCATCTGGGCAGCAAAGTGACCGTCGTCGAAATGAGCGATCGGTTGCTGCCGGGCGCTGACCGAGACCTGGTCAAACCGCTTTCCAAACGCATCCATGCGATGTGCGAAGACCGCGTCTATCTGGATACCAAAGTCGGGTCGTTGACCGATGCCGGCGATAAGGTCGAAGTCACCTTCGAAGGTCCCGGCAAATTTGGTCACGAAACCTACGACCGTGTGCTGATCAGCATCGGCCGTCGCCCCGTCACCAAGGGACTGGGGCTCGAAAATACAAACGTTCAAGTCAACGAACGCGGGTTCATCGTTTGCGACCAACAGCAACGAACGGCCGATCCCAATATCTTTGCCATCGGCGACGTTGCCGGTGATCCGATGCTGGCTCACAAAGCCACCCACGAAGGCCGCGTCGCTGCCGAAGTGATCGCGGGCAAATCATCCGCGTTCGACAAGGTCGCGATCCCCGCAGTCGTGTTCACCGATCCTGAAATTGCTTGGGCCGGTATCACCGAAGAAGAAGCCAAACGCGACGGCGTCAAAGTCGAAGTGGCGGTTTACCCATGGGCAGCCAGCGGTCGCGCACAGGCACTGGGCATCACCGATGGATTGACCAAGTGGTTGGTGGATCCGGAAACCGATCGAGTCATCGGCTGTGGGATCGTTGGCAGCGGTGCCGGTGAACTGATCGCCGAAGCCGTCTTGGCGATCGAAATGGGCTGCGAGATCCATGACATCACCGACAGCGTGCACCCGCACCCGACGCTTAGCGAAACGCTGATGAACGCCGGCGAAGTGTATTACGGGACCGCAACCGAAATCTACAAGCCCAAGAAAAAGCCCAAAGCGTCCTAG
- a CDS encoding M48 family metalloprotease — protein sequence MLDFLARKAAALRASAQWFALVIVTQTFTAITTGIATGYLLMFPCVWFFAICNANQVESRPRHSRDYAALESFVAAFNDQLPIDERCVDPNRVFWFTSLLGIGSTAALILGVSVYERRRLRSQGGWAIGLAIGGRPIESPSGLDEKQLVNVVEEIAVAYSTLPPTIFLLDHESGINAFAAGLTPHESILGVTLGAIKQLDRDELQAVVAHEMSHLTNGDTVLGTRLTCILSGLQSIRVVSECLVSEGYDTFQHSEDNGGYGLVSIIIGAVIWPFGVFGTFAATALVMALGRSRETLADAEAVEKTRHPEPLARALRRIKGHPNRGEMHHPMTTLVAPMLFVERSRNHHWFSSHPPIHQRIAAITPNGDQSPIYADVNLDSKIDGQSPEVTEIMNLVFAGAMLTSATSHPAAKSTSPKSSSSPQVRTDSDAIKASALVVLSTLAVCDGESAMSDYEFLRGWNQLGLGDAKRLPASEISTELFDHAVDSLAHLPLPKKKRLLAAIADTITSDGSMSEEEATILDALQNRFAGRSPAPASA from the coding sequence ATGCTGGACTTCCTAGCTCGCAAAGCCGCCGCCCTGCGGGCATCGGCACAGTGGTTCGCACTGGTCATCGTGACGCAAACGTTCACCGCGATCACCACTGGGATCGCGACCGGCTATCTGCTGATGTTTCCCTGTGTGTGGTTCTTTGCGATCTGCAACGCCAACCAAGTCGAAAGCCGCCCGAGACATTCCCGGGATTACGCCGCCCTGGAATCCTTCGTCGCCGCATTCAACGATCAACTGCCGATCGATGAACGGTGCGTCGATCCAAACCGAGTCTTTTGGTTCACATCGCTGCTAGGAATCGGATCTACCGCGGCGTTGATTTTGGGAGTCAGTGTGTACGAGCGGCGAAGATTGCGCAGCCAGGGCGGTTGGGCGATCGGACTTGCGATTGGCGGTCGTCCCATCGAATCCCCGTCCGGTCTGGACGAAAAACAACTGGTCAACGTCGTCGAAGAAATCGCGGTGGCGTACAGCACGCTGCCACCGACGATCTTTCTGTTGGATCACGAATCCGGGATCAATGCTTTCGCCGCCGGTCTGACACCGCATGAAAGCATCTTGGGCGTGACCCTGGGTGCGATCAAGCAGCTGGATCGTGACGAACTGCAGGCCGTCGTCGCGCACGAAATGAGTCACCTGACCAACGGCGACACCGTGCTGGGCACTCGGCTGACTTGCATCTTGTCGGGACTGCAATCGATTCGTGTGGTGTCCGAGTGTTTGGTAAGCGAAGGATACGACACGTTCCAACATAGCGAAGACAACGGTGGCTATGGCCTGGTGTCGATCATCATTGGCGCCGTCATCTGGCCCTTCGGAGTCTTTGGCACCTTTGCCGCAACCGCGTTGGTGATGGCCCTAGGCCGATCTCGCGAAACACTTGCGGATGCCGAAGCGGTCGAAAAAACGCGACACCCCGAACCACTGGCACGTGCCCTGCGACGCATCAAGGGGCATCCGAATCGCGGCGAGATGCATCATCCGATGACGACGTTGGTCGCGCCGATGTTGTTCGTTGAACGATCACGCAACCATCATTGGTTCAGCAGCCATCCACCCATCCACCAACGCATCGCCGCGATCACGCCCAACGGGGATCAGTCCCCCATCTATGCCGACGTAAACCTGGATTCGAAAATCGACGGCCAATCGCCCGAGGTGACCGAGATCATGAACCTGGTATTCGCGGGCGCCATGCTGACATCGGCGACCAGCCATCCGGCCGCCAAGTCGACGTCCCCCAAAAGTTCATCGTCACCACAGGTCAGGACCGATTCAGATGCGATCAAAGCATCGGCCCTGGTCGTCCTATCGACGCTAGCGGTCTGCGACGGCGAATCTGCCATGTCCGACTACGAATTCCTACGCGGTTGGAATCAGCTGGGATTGGGGGATGCAAAGCGCCTGCCTGCATCAGAGATTTCAACCGAACTTTTCGATCACGCGGTGGATTCGTTGGCCCACCTGCCGCTACCGAAAAAGAAACGCTTGCTGGCCGCCATCGCGGATACGATCACCAGCGACGGCAGCATGAGCGAAGAGGAAGCCACGATCCTGGACGCACTGCAGAATCGCTTTGCCGGCCGATCGCCAGCACCAGCCAGTGCTTGA